The Clostridiales bacterium FE2011 sequence CCAGGATGATATTGTAGCACCGGGTTACAAACGCACGAATTTGCTGATCTGACGCACTGCCCTGCTCCATACTCACAGATCCCGGTGTAATCCCGTAGCTGTCGCAGATTTCCTTGAATTCCTTTGATCCGCAGAAACCATTGATCACCACCGCAAAAGGATGGCCTGCATCCAGTTTTCCGACCCAGTCAGCCTTGCCTGCCGGATCAGATCCGCGGCCAAGCATTGCCTTGTACAGGATCTCAACCGCATCTGCATTGCTGTAGTTCTTACCTATGAATTCCTGGCTCCTGACAAAATTATCGATGATTTCTGAAGCCGCCTTCCTGCCGGAAACCATTTCATTATACCAGGTCTTCATTCCGCCTGCGTCAGGCTCACGGCCCAGGATGATCTGGTAGCATCTGGAAACATAGGCCTCTACCTTGTCTGCCGGTTCAGGCTTGGGTTCTGGTTCGGGGTCAGATCCGGGTTCCAGAACCGGCTCCCATCCCGGAACAATTCTTACAGACATATCTGCCATCAATGTCTGGAGACCATTCTCATTCATTAGAACCCAGGATGGCGAACTACCAGTCGTTTTGTTTTCTGTGACAAGCTTTACCAAATATGGGCATTTTGAAATATCCAAAGTCTTCAGCTTATTATCTTCGCAACATAAAATTTTTAGTTCTGTATTCTTACTGACATCCAGCGAAGTAAGTTGATTCTTTTCGCATCTGAGATCAAATAGTTCAATATTATTACTTACATCAAGAGAACTTAGCTGATTATTTGTACACATAAGTTCTCCCAACTTGAGAGTATAACTTACATCAAGTGTAGCTATTTCATTGAAGGAACATTTCAGGCTAAATAAATTACCATTTTTGCCGAGATTGATCGTTTTGATTTTGTTGTGGGTGCAATCAAAATTTTCTAATTTCGTAATTTGGGTTACGTCAAGCCTTGTTAATTTGTTATCACTACATTCAAAGTGCCTCAATAATGCTTGTCTACTAACATCTAGTGTTGTCAACTGATTCGAAGAGCACACAAGCGACTCCAGCACACCATTATCGCATAGTTTCAGAATGTTCAATTTATTACCTGAACATGTTAATTCATATAACTTTGGATTGTTGCTAACATCCAACGATGTAAGCTGGTTGTCATTGCACAAAAACACATATAATTCAGGATTATTGCTCACATTCAGTGAGGAGATTTCATTTCCACTACACACAATCCAACGCATTAGGCTATTGTTATCGACATTAAGCGCTTTCAATTTGTTATTTCTACAAGTTATGGATTCCAATTTTGCGTTTTCCCTTAAATCCAATGATGTTATCTGGTTGTTATCACAGCTTATGCTTTCCAGTTCAGGATTATCATTCACTTTCAGTTCGGCAATATTATTCCAGTCACAGCAAAGTATTGCTAAAGCGGTATTATGACTTACGTCCAGTGATGTCAGCTCATTGTAATCACAAACTAGCTTTTTCAGCTTAGAAAAATGTTCAACACCTTTCAGCGTTTTGATTCCAAGATTACTTGCATAGATTTCTATAATTTCAGCAAGCTCATCTACACTAAACTTTTCATTTCCATCCGTATCGAATTTTTTGACATATGTTCGAAAAGCAGAATCCGGAAATTCTTCATTGATATCTATCTCAGTCTTCGCGCAAGCGGAAAAAGCAAAGCATAGCATTGCAATAACCACAACGATAAACAAACAGCACTTTTTCATGAACTTGTTCCTCCCATTTAGAAATGTGAAAGGTATATTTTGACTCAGAATAAATCTGATTCACAATTGCATAATCTCTTACTTTGTCCGGTTTTGATTCTCTTACTTGCTCATCTCTGCCACAACGCTTCTGAACTCATTCGTCTTTGCGAATGTATCCAACACTGCCTGCAGCGATGTTCCCTCATCCAGCTTCTGCGTCCAGGTTGCAAGCCCTTCCACGTCAGCTTCCCGGTTCATATATACCCTGTACAGGATCTTCACCAGTTCATCATTGCTGACATTCTTACCCTTGAATTCACCGGAGAACAGGAACCCGCGGGCAATCTGGTCTGCCGTCTTTGTGCCGTTCAGCATCTGGCCGATCCAACTGTCCAGTTCGGACTGGCTGGCTTCCCTGCCCAGGATGCACCGGTAGCACCGGCCAATGAATTCCTTGGCTTTCTCTTCGTTGATGTAGATCGCCTGTACAGCCGTTCCCAGCTGTGCGTTTTCCGTATCGGAAGGATTGACGATTTCCACCTTGGTGACGTTGTTTTCCGTCTTCGTCACAGTCTGCTTTGCCACCGGCTCTACTTCAATGACAGGCTGGCTGCTCAGCTGCTGTACCTGTACGGATCCGGGCGTTATACCATAAGCATCGCAAATCGCACCAAATTCCATGGATCCGCAGAAGCCGTTAATGATTGCTGTCAGCGGCTGGCCGTTATTCAGCTTGGCGACCCAGTCAGCCTTACCTGCCGGATCAGAACCGCGGCCCAGCATCGCCTTGTACAGAATCTCTACCGCGTCAGCATTGCTGTATTTCTTGTTCTGGAACTCCTGACTGTACACAAACTGCTCAATGATCTCCGCAGCCGTCTTGCGGTGGGACTTCAGTTCATTGAACCAGGTGTTCATACCACCTTCGTCCGCGTCACGACCCAGGATGATCTTATAGCACCGGGTCACAAATGCACGGATCTGCTGATCTGATTCGCTGCCCTGCTCCGTGCTCACTGAGCCTGGCGTAATCCCGTAGGCATCACAGATTTCCTTGAATTCCTTTGACCCGCAGAAACCATTGATAACCACCGCAAAAGGATGGCCTGCTTCCAGCTTACCAACCCAGTCAGCCTTACCTGCCGGATCAGAGCCACGGCCCAGCATAGCCTTATACAGGATCTCTACCGCGTCAGCATTACTGTAGTTCTTGCCCAGGAATTCCTGGCTCCTGACAAAACAATCGATGATTTCAGATGCCGCCCTCCGGCCGGATACCAGTTCGTTGTACCAGGTTTTCATTCCGCCTGCGTCAGGATGCCGGCCCAAGATAATGCTGTAGCAGCGCGCCACAAAAGCCTCAACCTTGTCTGCCGGTTCAGGTTCTGGTGTTGGTTTGATATTGGGTTTGGGTGTTGGGGTAGGATCATTGATAGGTGCAGGAGTAGGCGAGATAGTCGGATGAACTGAACTGGTCGGATTGACAGATTCAGTCGGTTCAGGAGTTCCAATTAAATCGATTACGGCACTGTCTTTTATCGTCGTTCGACCATCACGCCCATGCAAAACGCATCGAACAAACGCTTTGATTCCTGTCCTTGGTGTAAACTTCAGATACCCTTTCTTTTGTGAAAAATCCAGAGTGCCGGAAGATGCTTTTATATATGAATAATTCTGGTCAATGACATACCATTCATATTCACAACTTGTGTACAATCCTTCCGTCCCGTATATTTCATAAAAAATTGACATTTCTGAACCCAGATTGTATTCATCACAGTTAAATGTTATACCGACCGAAAAAGGTCCCTCACCTGCTTGTATTCCCCCGGTCAGTTCTACCATATCGCTGTTTTGATAATCCGTAGTATGGCTTGTATCATAAATCATATATAAAACATAAGCCTGGCTTCCTGTTTCAGGCGTAAATTTGATAGTTCCTTTTGTCTTTGTTAAATCCAGCTTCCCGCACTGTACTAAATTACTGGAATATGTTTCATCATCGTTTGTATAACAGATGTAATCTATTCTTGTGCATGTTGCACTTGTTTTGGTAATATTCCAAGTCGCTGTTATTTCATTACCCACAGCATAGGTGTATTTATCAAATGTTGTATGGATTATAACAGGTACATTTTCCAGAGCAACTCTATAGCTGTCAATGGATTCAGAACGTCCTTCTGAATCTGTAATAAAGAACTCAAGATATGCTCCATTTACATCATTCCCTGAAGGAACTGTAAAATAAATTTTGCCGTTTTTATTGATTATATCCAGATTGCCGGATGCAACTTTCTTACGAACCTCATTCCGATCCAGGCTGTAACAAATATATGTTCCTTTTGTATATGTTCCACTGCCTCCTTTGATCTGATAAGTCACAGTCAACTCATCGTCCAGATATCGATTATTGCTGAAGTCTGAATCTACCCATATTGGATCAAAAGATGGTGTCCCATTCAGCTTGATTGACTTGCTCCCAATTGTTGTAGAACTACCATTACTGTCAAACACTGTATAAAGAATGTATATGTAATCTCCGGATTCAGGTGTAAATTTTATTGTCCCGGTTTTCGTTTCAGTATTAAGTTCACCAACCAACACATTCTTACGTTTAGCATTATCTATGATATAGCAAATATATTCCCCTCTCGTATATATCCCGCTACCGCCACTTATTTTATAGGTCGCTGTCACTTCTGTCCCTATATCATATCCTTCTTTGTCAAATACTGTTGTAACATCCAGTTCCTCACTTTCCGCATGCGTGGCAAATGCAAAGCATAGCGTCGCAATAATCACAGCGATAAACAAACAGTACTTTTTCATGAACTTGTTCCTCCAACGTAGAAATGTGCAAGATATTATTTTGACTCAGAATGGATCTGGATTCACAATTGCATAATATCTTATTCTGTACCCATGGCTGCAAATGTGGATTTATTATCTCATTTTTGATCGTACATTTCAATCCGTTTTGCACATTTTCTGCTCACTTTTTTCATTTTTCTTCCAGTTGTTTCCAAAAAGTAAAAAAGGATGACTTTCCGTTTCCGGAAGCCATCCCTTTATCGGTTGTATTTGTTGTTATTCTTTGGTCAGCAGCTGGGACATGATGCTGCGCATCATCTCTGCAGCACGGGAGCGGTGGCTGATCTGGTTCTTTTCCTCCGCGTTCATTTCCGCATAGGTCTTGTTCATGGGCTCGTAGAGGAACAGCGGATCATAACCGAAGCCGCCGGTGCCCCTGCGCTCTGTCAGGATGGTTCCGGGACAGCTGCCCTCGGCAATGATGGTTTCCTTGCCGGGAATCTTCAGTGCCAGCGCGCACTTGAAGGCTGCGGAACGGTCTTCTTTCCCTTCCATCCGGCTCAGGAGCAGGTCGTTGTTCGCCTCATCGTCTCCATGTTCTCCGGCATAACGTGCCGAATAGACACCCGGTTCGCCATCCAGCGCATCCACTTCCAGGCCGCTGTCATCACCGATGGCGGGCAGGCCGGTTGCCTCGCACACAGCTTCCGCTTTGATGGCGGCGTTGCCGGCGAAGGTATTGGCGTTCTCATCGATCGGGCCGAAGAACCCGACAGATGTCATCGGAGCCAGCGTATAGAAATCCTTGAACATCTCCTGCAGTTCACGCAGCTTATGTTCGTTGCCCGTGGCCACCAGCAGCAGCGGCTTAGGCGCAATGTATCGGGCCCGGTCTCCGAGCGCTTCCCGCTGGGCGTCCATCAGTTCACGGATTCCCTTTTCGCCGTATTCCATGATGGTATCCAGTTCTTTCTTGGTGAAAGCGCGGCCTTCTCCGGTTCCCTGCAGTTCAATGAACTCGCCCTTTTCGTTCATGACAAAGTTCATATCCACCTGGGCATGGCTGTCTTCCTGATAGCACAGATCCAGGCACGGTTCGTCGTCAATCACACCTGCGCTGATAGCGGCCACCTGATGGATGATGGGGCTGATAGGCAGCTTCTTTTCCCGCACCAGACGCTCCGCCGCACAGGTCAGCGCCATCATAGCGCCGGTAATGGAAGCTGTACGGGTACCGCCGTCCGCTTCCAGCACGTCGCAGTCCAGCGTAATCGTCCGCTCGCCCAGCGCCTTCAGGTCCACTGCCTGGCGCAGTGCCCGGCCGATCAGCCGCTGGATTTCCACGCTCCGGCCATCCTTTTTGATGCCATCCCGCTTTTTCCGTTCAGTGGTGGATGCCGGCAGCATCGCGTATTCCGCTGTCACCCAGCCCTGGCCCTTACCCTTCAGGAAGGGCGGAACCGCTTCTTCCACGCTGGCAGTACAAATCACCCGGGTGTTCCCCGTGGCAATCAGGCAGCTGCCGTAGGCCGTGCGTACAAAGTCTGTTTCAATGCTGATCGGGCGCTTCTCGTCCGGTTTTCTTCCGTCTGCTCTCATTGTTTATTCCTTCCCGTTATTCCTGATTGTTTTCATTGCCTCTGCTGCGTAAACCACCATGGCGACAATCGCCAGCGCCACCGTAATCCACAGCAGGAGGATGTCCGGCGTCATGCCCCACAGCATGATATTTCCTTCCACAAACGCCTTATGGAAGAACGACAGCACCAGGGAGGCGATAAAACCCACCTGCGCTGACTTGCCGAAGTAATTGCTGTATACCACCACGTCCTTGCTCAGCATGAACACGCCGCCCAGGACCATCAGCAGCTCCTTGGCCGCCACAATGATCACCGCGATCAGCGGCAGCGGGCCCCAGAACGTCTGGCATACCATCGCCGTCAGCACCATCAGCTTATCAGCCAGCGGATCAAACAGCTTGCCGAAGTCGGTAATCTGGTTCAGTTTCCGCGCCAGATATCCGTCCAGCATATCCGTCAGGCTTGCCGCGCAGAACACGCACAGTGAGGCGACCTTAATCTCTTCCTCGTGGAAAAACAGCACCACAAATACCGGAATCA is a genomic window containing:
- the pgsA gene encoding CDP-diacylglycerol--glycerol-3-phosphate 3-phosphatidyltransferase, whose protein sequence is MKEKIRKLFSNVWTIPNVLTIIRMLLIPVFVVLFFHEEEIKVASLCVFCAASLTDMLDGYLARKLNQITDFGKLFDPLADKLMVLTAMVCQTFWGPLPLIAVIIVAAKELLMVLGGVFMLSKDVVVYSNYFGKSAQVGFIASLVLSFFHKAFVEGNIMLWGMTPDILLLWITVALAIVAMVVYAAEAMKTIRNNGKE
- the rph gene encoding ribonuclease PH; protein product: MRADGRKPDEKRPISIETDFVRTAYGSCLIATGNTRVICTASVEEAVPPFLKGKGQGWVTAEYAMLPASTTERKKRDGIKKDGRSVEIQRLIGRALRQAVDLKALGERTITLDCDVLEADGGTRTASITGAMMALTCAAERLVREKKLPISPIIHQVAAISAGVIDDEPCLDLCYQEDSHAQVDMNFVMNEKGEFIELQGTGEGRAFTKKELDTIMEYGEKGIRELMDAQREALGDRARYIAPKPLLLVATGNEHKLRELQEMFKDFYTLAPMTSVGFFGPIDENANTFAGNAAIKAEAVCEATGLPAIGDDSGLEVDALDGEPGVYSARYAGEHGDDEANNDLLLSRMEGKEDRSAAFKCALALKIPGKETIIAEGSCPGTILTERRGTGGFGYDPLFLYEPMNKTYAEMNAEEKNQISHRSRAAEMMRSIMSQLLTKE
- a CDS encoding DUF4214 domain-containing protein; this translates as MKTWYNELVSGRRAASEIIDCFVRSQEFLGKNYSNADAVEILYKAMLGRGSDPAGKADWVGKLEAGHPFAVVINGFCGSKEFKEICDAYGITPGSVSTEQGSESDQQIRAFVTRCYKIILGRDADEGGMNTWFNELKSHRKTAAEIIEQFVYSQEFQNKKYSNADAVEILYKAMLGRGSDPAGKADWVAKLNNGQPLTAIINGFCGSMEFGAICDAYGITPGSVQVQQLSSQPVIEVEPVAKQTVTKTENNVTKVEIVNPSDTENAQLGTAVQAIYINEEKAKEFIGRCYRCILGREASQSELDSWIGQMLNGTKTADQIARGFLFSGEFKGKNVSNDELVKILYRVYMNREADVEGLATWTQKLDEGTSLQAVLDTFAKTNEFRSVVAEMSK